The following are from one region of the Advenella mimigardefordensis DPN7 genome:
- a CDS encoding phosphoglycerate kinase, whose amino-acid sequence MANVQTLSALAKNGQLKDKRVFIRSDLNVPLAEDGSITEDTRIRASVPAIQMALDAGAAVMVTSHLGRPTEGTLTPQDSLAPVARRLSELLGKPVQLLQDWVEGVVVEPGQVVLLENCRVNKGEKKNDEALARKLAALCDVYANDAFGTAHRAEATTHGIAKFAPIACAGPLLEAELEALGKALESPKRPLVAIVGGSKVSTKLSILQSLADKVDQLVVGGGIANTFMLASGKTIGKSLAEPDQVDQAKVVIDKMAKRGASVPIPTDVVCGKEFSAQAKGETKSADAVADDDMIFDIGPDSAGELADILKNAGTIVWNGPVGVFEFDAFANGTQKVAEAIAASDGFSIAGGGDTLAAISKFGITDQVGYISTGGGAFLEFLEGKVLPAVEILEQRNKA is encoded by the coding sequence ATGGCGAATGTACAAACGCTTTCCGCCCTGGCAAAGAACGGCCAGCTCAAAGACAAACGTGTTTTCATCCGATCCGATCTGAACGTGCCGCTGGCCGAAGACGGCAGCATTACTGAAGACACCCGTATCCGTGCATCCGTGCCGGCTATCCAGATGGCGCTGGACGCAGGCGCCGCCGTCATGGTGACATCCCATCTGGGTCGCCCGACAGAAGGCACATTGACCCCTCAGGATTCGCTTGCACCGGTGGCCCGGCGTTTGAGCGAATTACTGGGCAAACCTGTGCAATTGCTGCAGGACTGGGTCGAAGGGGTGGTCGTAGAACCTGGTCAGGTCGTCCTTCTGGAAAATTGCCGCGTGAATAAAGGCGAGAAGAAAAACGACGAAGCGCTGGCTCGTAAACTGGCTGCGCTTTGCGATGTGTACGCCAACGATGCATTTGGCACGGCTCACCGCGCCGAGGCCACCACGCATGGTATTGCCAAATTTGCCCCCATTGCCTGCGCCGGCCCCTTGCTGGAAGCCGAGCTCGAAGCGCTGGGCAAGGCACTGGAGAGCCCGAAGCGTCCGCTGGTGGCCATTGTGGGTGGCTCCAAAGTGTCCACCAAGCTGTCCATTTTGCAGTCGCTGGCTGATAAGGTTGACCAACTGGTTGTGGGTGGTGGTATTGCCAACACCTTTATGCTGGCCAGCGGCAAGACAATCGGCAAATCACTGGCTGAGCCCGATCAGGTCGATCAGGCTAAAGTGGTCATTGACAAAATGGCCAAACGCGGCGCCAGCGTACCCATTCCGACTGACGTGGTTTGCGGCAAGGAATTTTCTGCACAAGCTAAAGGCGAGACCAAATCAGCTGACGCTGTTGCCGATGACGATATGATTTTTGACATCGGACCGGACAGCGCCGGTGAGCTGGCAGATATTCTGAAAAATGCCGGTACGATCGTATGGAATGGTCCGGTAGGCGTGTTCGAATTTGACGCCTTTGCCAACGGCACCCAAAAGGTTGCCGAAGCCATTGCCGCTTCTGACGGCTTTTCCATTGCCGGCGGCGGCGATACCCTGGCTGCTATTTCCAAGTTTGGCATTACCGATCAGGTAGGCTATATCTCTACCGGTGGTGGCGCTTTCCTGGAGTTTCTTGAAGGTAAAGTATTGCCCGCAGTCGAGATACTCGAGCAACGCAATAAGGCATAA